From a region of the Lactuca sativa cultivar Salinas chromosome 4, Lsat_Salinas_v11, whole genome shotgun sequence genome:
- the LOC111877751 gene encoding NAC domain-containing protein 79, which produces MEKLCDPAQEDDQMDMPPGFRFHPTDEELITHYLSNKVVDSTFFAKAIGEVDMNRIEPWELPTMAKMGEKEWYFFCFRDKKYPTGLRTNRATAAGYWKATGKDKEIYRGRLLVGMKKTLVFYMGRAPKGEKTNWVIHEYRLEGKFSLQNLPKAAKNEWVICRVFHKTSGGKKVPFSGLMRMDSGGVTRSLPPLMDSPAAFGGRNINPSTSDSLHVPCFSNQVDIQTTQKNMINSFINTSIFPFDSSSIPLLEGQSDPLMHQFPSVSSFPVHDQAILRGLIETYSHGLKIERDIFTGSQETGVSFGKNISNLEKGNIGIEDQETPSTSVGPIDLDGFWNY; this is translated from the exons ATGGAGAAGCTCTGTGATCCTGCTCAAGAAGATGATCAAATGGATATGCCTCCAGGATTCCGATTTCATCCTACAGATGAAGAACTCATCACTCATTATCTCTCTAACAAAGTTGTCGATAGCACCTTCTTTGCAAAAGCAATCGGAGAAGTCGACATGAACAGAATTGAGCCATGGGAGTTACCTA CGATGGCGAAAATGGGCGAAAAGGAGTGGTACTTTTTCTGTTTTAGGGATAAGAAGTACCCCACCGGATTACGAACAAACAGAGCAACCGCCGCCGGTTACTGGAAAGCCACCGGAAAAGATAAGGAGATTTACAGAGGAAGATTGCTCGTCGGAATGAAGAAGACTTTGGTTTTCTACATGGGAAGAGCTccaaaaggggaaaagacaaatTGGGTGATTCATGAATATAGATTAGAGGGAAAATTCAGTCTGCAAAATTTGCCAAAAGCAGCCAAG AATGAATGGGTTATATGTCGTGTTTTTCATAAGACTTCAGGCGGGAAAAAAGTCCCCTTTTCTGGCCTGATGCGGATGGATTCCGGCGGTGTTACCAGGTCGCTTCCACCATTGATGGACTCTCCGGCGGCGTTTGGGGGAAGGAACATCAATCCTAGTACATCCGATTCACTACACGTACCCTGCTTCTCCAATCAAGTCGATATTCAAACAACCCAGAAGAACATGATTAATAGTTTCATCAACACTTCAATTTTCCCATTCGATTCCAGTTCCATTCCATTACTCGAAGGCCAATCTGATCCTCTTATGCACCAATTCCCTTCGGTTTCTTCATTTCCAGTTCATGATCAGGCGATATTGAGGGGTTTAATCGAGACATACAGTCATGGATTGAAGATAGAAAGAGATATATTTACAGGATCACAGGAAACAGGGGTGAGCTTCGGGAAGAACATCTCGAATCTTGAAAAGGGTAATATTGGAATTGAAGATCAAGAAACCCCATCAACTTCAGTTGGACCAATTGATTTGGATGGTTTCTGGAATTATTGA
- the LOC111877738 gene encoding cold shock protein 1-like: MAGVQAMVRIMLDQQTEETRRLIQQSKNELTVPVGQAPTLESAIWVEVGKQRKFEGTSRSNKNNMFSRSGGGRGEAKWCYKYGRKHNGGCHKEVTCFKCGNTGHYAPKCSTKEEVCLKCSGKGHFKRDCPIRATMPNVPLKHYEGCDEEVTCYRCGRIGHYSKDCTHRDKVCYRCRDKGQMSRDCPKKNEAARPNVPPKLKERAFQRILGEATENARFQV; this comes from the coding sequence ATGGCTGGGGTACAGGCAATGGTGCGGATAATGCTGGATCAACAGACGGAAGAAACAAGGCGTTTAATTCAACAAAGTAAAAACGAACTTACTGTGCCAGTAGGCCAAGCACCTACTCTTGAGTCAGCCATCTGGGTTGAGGTTGGCAAgcagaggaaatttgagggaacttcaaggtccaacaagaacaACATGTTCTCACGGTCTGGAGGAGGAAgaggtgaagcaaaatggtgttACAAGTATGGAAGGAAACACAACGGGGGATGCCATAAGGAAGTGACCTGCTTCAAATGCGGGAATACTGGTCACTATGCCCCCAAGTGCTCAACCAAGGAAGAAGTTTGCCTTAAGTGTAGTGgaaagggacacttcaagagagattgtccGATAAGGGCTACAATGCCAAATGTACCGTTGAAGCACTATGAGGGATGcgacgaagaagtgacttgttatagGTGTGGAAGAAtcggtcactattccaaagactgtACACATAGGGATAAAGTATGTTACAGATGCAGAGACAAGGGGCAAATGtctagggactgcccgaagaaaaatgaagcagcaaGACCGAATGTGCCGCCAAAGCTAAAGGAAAGAGCATTCCAGAGGATCCTTGGCGAAGCTACTGAAAATGCAAGGTTTCAGGTGTGA